The following DNA comes from Ricinus communis isolate WT05 ecotype wild-type chromosome 10, ASM1957865v1, whole genome shotgun sequence.
ttattctaaTATAAGCCTATTTGAGTAATATTATagattattttagttaaatgaGATAATAAGTAGTGTTTCaggttttatatatatattttaaaatcttgattaataaaaaatcaataaattaataactttaacTAAGTAATAAATGACGTCGATCATGACTCGGACTaatatactaaataaataatcttgcttaatatataaaataataaatttatttgacctatatatatataacctctactatttatatatatataaatgatatttttcgaattctatatatatgcaCACCAGCTTTTGatcatattcttattcttgataaaaatacataaataattaactaaaacaTAACatctaaaattacaaatattcattaattaataaattaataacatattcattgataaaaaataataattattagtcattaataattaattatcttataaaagctttattatatttagtaaCTATTTGAATAGTGAATTATTCATAAGTTATCTGAAATTCTACGTACTAAGGAgagatttaatatttactaCCCAAAATTCTATGGATAGAGAATGAATGGATGCGTATAAAGATATGATGCTAACTTACTCATACCTTACCCATTTCCATCCGTAATTagattatgaaattaaattaacaagatggaataaaaaaaaaaccctatcACTTTCGGAGTATTACAAAAGTACCATTGGTATTGAACTTTAGCTTTATAATATAATCCATACCTTATTTGTAGAATAAAGAATTTGGTCCTTAGTTGTTTGCTCCACCACAAAACAAATTGATCTACTTCATAGAAGACCTCCCAATCCCATGCTTCCACTTCTCACATCCCTTTTTACCAGTACTTTGAAAATACCTATCAGGGCTAATTTGATCCAAATTTAAAAGGGAAAACACCCAAGACAAGCAAATAGTAGACCAGCAAACACAACCCATGTACCACGTAGTACTGGTGGAAAGGCTAACTTCGGCAGAAATAAAATTGCCATGCATTCTTAAAACTACATGTATGGAAGTTAAGAAATACACATACAGGGCCAACATAAATAACAAATGCACGTGTTTGAAACTAATTGTCTAACTGTATAGATCGTCATCATCCGCCTCCCCACCTGCCGAAGCTGCAAATGGATCAGCTCCAGCAGCTGCACCAGTAGCTTCAGAAAACCTGAATTCTGATCCAAAGCCTCTTGATTGTTGCAAAGTCTGAGCAAATGCCTGGTATTTGCGAATGTCTGCATCACTCACACTCCTGCGGGCATACTTCATGGACTCCTCGAAGTGTGCCGCCTTGATCTCTGCCACATCATCCTCAACATCTTCCTCCATAGCTTCTGGATTATCCCTTCGCCTCCTCTCCCTTTCAATGTCCTGCAAGATAGAATGCGGATGCATATGATTATAtacaataataacaaataaaaaaacataactAGGATAACAAGaatataaaggaaaaacataccTTTTCAATATTCTCTCTTATAGCATATTTGCATGCGCGCTGGCATATTTCAGTGATATCAGCACCACTGAAGCCCTGAGTATACTTGGCAAGTGCTCTGAGGTCAACATCTTTGGAGACTGGTGATTTCCTTAAGCAAGCCTTGAAAATTTGGTGTCGCGAGTCCTCATCAGGAAGAGGGATGTAAATCAACTGATCAAGACGGCCAGGACGCAAAAGTGCAGGGTCTATGATATCAGGTCTATTAGTGGCCCCAATTATAAAAACAGTTTTCTTTGCAGACATGCCATCCATCTCTGTAAGAAGCTGGTTCAAAACCCTATCAGCAGCACCGCCAGCATCTCCCACACTGCTTCCTCTCTGCATAATATGGCATAAAACAGTGAGAAAGAAGCaatgaacaaaatatattGTTCTTTCTTGCTAAACAAATCCTCAAATTCTAGGGACTTAAAAATCTCTAACTATGTGCTGTAGTGATACAAAGGTCCTCAAATCACCGTTATACTGAAAGCACTGAATCATTCACCCAGAGTCTGACACAAACCTGAGTAGCAATTGAGTCAAGTTCATCAAAGAAGAGAACACAAGGAGCAGATTGCCGAGCCTTGTCAAAAATTTCTCGGACGTTGGCTTCACTCTCACCGAACCACATTGTCAGCAATTCAGGACCCTTCACACTGATGAAATTTGCCTGGCACTCGTTGGCAATAGCTTTAGCCAGAAGAGTTTTCCCACATCCAGGAGGGCCATAGAAAAGAACTCCCTTAGAAGGTGACATTCCGAATTTCTCGAATTTCTCAGGGTGCTCCACTGGATATTGAACAGTCTGCATCACACAAATGACCAGACATATCcatgagaaaagaaagccATACATAGCCCAGAATGCAAGTCAAACACATGCAACCCAATGTATCAAAAGCAAATACCTCTTGAAGCTCCCTCTTAACATTCTCAAGGCCTCCAATATCTTCCCAACTCACATTAGGCACTTCAACAACCTGGACCAAACAATCTTAATTAGGAACTTAACAAAATGATAGCCATACAAAGAAGAGTCAAAGGATCCATAAAAACATCTCATGGTGACTCACTGTTTCGCGCAGAGCAGATGGGTTACTTGTTCCAAGTGCAGTTTGGAAGTGTTCATTACTCACTGCCATAGAGTTAAGTATCTCAGCATCTATTGTTTCATCTTCTAAGTCGATCACATCCATCTTCTCCCTGATGCATTGAAGTGCAGCCTCAGTGCACAGAGCTGCCAAATCAGCACCAACATAACCATGCGTGTCTTTGGAAATTCTTTCCAAATCAACCTGTAAAAAAAAATCCCAGAAGTGGAATTCTATCAAAGACTGAGTAGgagaaatagaaaaggaaacaatcaataaagaaaatagcaTCTAATACTCACATCTTCTGCAAGCTTCATGTTCTTCGTATGGATTCTGAGAACTTCAAGTCGCCCA
Coding sequences within:
- the LOC8284493 gene encoding cell division cycle protein 48 homolog — translated: MSNQAESSDSKGTKRDFSTAILERKKSPNRLVVDEAINDDNSVVSLHPETMEKLQLFRGDTILIKGKKRKDTICIALADDSCDEPKIRMNKVVRSNLRVRLGDVVSVHQCPDVKYGKRVHILPIDDTIEGVTGNLFDAYLKPYFLEAYRPVRKGDLFLVRGGMRSVEFKVIETDPAEYCVVAPDTEIFCEGEPVRREDENRLDEVGYDDVGGVRKQMAQIRELVELPLRHPQLFKSIGVKPPKGILLYGPPGSGKTLIARAVANETGAFFFCINGPEIMSKLAGESESNLRKAFEEAEKNAPSIIFIDEIDSIAPKREKTHGEVERRIVSQLLTLMDGLKSRAHVIVIGATNRPNSIDPALRRFGRFDREIDIGVPDEVGRLEVLRIHTKNMKLAEDVDLERISKDTHGYVGADLAALCTEAALQCIREKMDVIDLEDETIDAEILNSMAVSNEHFQTALGTSNPSALRETVVEVPNVSWEDIGGLENVKRELQETVQYPVEHPEKFEKFGMSPSKGVLFYGPPGCGKTLLAKAIANECQANFISVKGPELLTMWFGESEANVREIFDKARQSAPCVLFFDELDSIATQRGSSVGDAGGAADRVLNQLLTEMDGMSAKKTVFIIGATNRPDIIDPALLRPGRLDQLIYIPLPDEDSRHQIFKACLRKSPVSKDVDLRALAKYTQGFSGADITEICQRACKYAIRENIEKDIERERRRRDNPEAMEEDVEDDVAEIKAAHFEESMKYARRSVSDADIRKYQAFAQTLQQSRGFGSEFRFSEATGAAAGADPFAASAGGEADDDDLYS